Genomic window (Nymphaea colorata isolate Beijing-Zhang1983 chromosome 1, ASM883128v2, whole genome shotgun sequence):
TTTTCCATGACTTCAGCCTCCATGAGCTCTCCTTCTTTGCAAAAGAGGCTACCAGCTCGTCCTTTAGGACCCTATCATGCGCATTCGCTTCATGCACCCCTTTTACTAACAAAGCCTGGTTCTCATCGATCGCTTTCCTCAAGCTTCAGTGCCTTTCCCCTGCATCACCAAAAAGATGTCATGCTAATGACCATGGGCTCATCTCGTGCTCTACAATTTCAAAGATACCTGAACCCAGGGACTTCCATCATCTGTATCTCTCCAGGCATCTATAATCACCACAACACAACCTTCCTTCTGATCCCAATGACTAAAATATCGGAAAGAATGAGAGAATTTAGCCTCCCTGTTTTGATGAAAGTGAACATGCCGTGAAAGGGGCAATGGTCGGACATAGATCGGGAAAGGAATCGCAGTTTGCTGTCCATTCCACATTTCCCGTTCCATCCTTGATTTATAATACACCAATTGGGCCTGCACCGCAACAGAGCCATTCTTTTCTCCCTGGTTTGCCGAAGTGAAACGCCTACCTGGATCAGAAAGACATTTAAGCTTGCAGTTTAAAATGAATTTACAACAGACATGACAAGAAATAATCAGCCGTTCAACAACTGACCGCTCCCCACTTGAAGTTTCTCATAATGAAGAAAAGAACCAGctgaataattaaaaaaagaaagtaactTTCACTGGATTCTTAAATGCACATATCCACCTCCTTATCGGTGACAACCATTGCTTTATGACGTCAGAAGGCCTCAATCATTCACCAACCTTCACAGCTGTACAGAATTCCAACGGACACTCGCAGGCGcttgaaattttcttcttttcactgTGAGCAAACCACAAACAGTCTgttgaaaagaggaaaaaaaaaaaaaaaggataaagatAGAAGCAGCTACCATCATGGCTTCTCGCGAGACAAAGATCGGCTCCATCTGCCGTGAAGGTTTTGAGGGTTGAAGGCATCTTTACCGGTTATGATGAGCAGAACTAGAACTCTTTTCATCCAAATATCTTGAGAATTCCCGTTATACTTGTCAACTTGGTCATGTCACCTGATTATTTAGAGTTATCCAATTATTTAACTAAGGTCATCCATAAATAactgggtgactctaaaaaaaTTAGAGCCACTagtattcaatatatatatatatatagtcaaacGGAAAAACGTGCATTCTGTTCAGTGAAACCCAAGAGTGGTTTTGGTTCAGTGGGACCCACGATCGGGGTGGAAATCTTGCGTTTCCTGATTTATAAGAGCTGGAACGGGTTAACTACCTACACATGGCACAAGGTCACGACAATGCAAGCACATAAAACAAAGAATAATCAACGCAAATGAAAACAGTCATAAGAAAAGATGTAGGGAGAAAAGGCCACCCATTCGTCAGGCCACAGAACACAAAACGCAGAATATAGTCatttattcatcaaacaaaCGACCGAGAAACACATAAAACAGAACCTacctaataataataataataataaaaacaactaACAGCACACAAATAACAGCAAGGTAGGGTGTACATACCAGTAAGAGAGACGTCCTATAGGCGGGCCCTCCAGCAATGCTGCAATCTCACGGCGTGCAGTGTAATGACCGTTGAACTTCAGAGGTATTTGGGATTGAGAATTGGGGGTTTAGGGAGAGAACCGTGGTTAATTAGGACTACTTGACtcttgagcttttttttttttcatttttatttaattttaatttgttttaattaaaacaattaaTCTGTCcttgaggcgtacgcctcaagCACTGAACGTGCCACATATGGAGGCGTACGCCTCAAGCACTTGAGGCGCATGCTTTAGGGATGCGTGCGCCTCACACCATGCCTCAagacgtttttttaaaaaaatgccttGAATCGTTCATGAATTGTaagcttcttacaacattgctGCCAACGTTCTAATTTATGGATAGAGAAGGTATCAACAGGAACGGCGGCAGCCAAAAAGCCTCTCGTAGTACTAGTTGACATCAACCGGCAAGAATTCGAAGGTAACTCTCTCTTCTTTAGCTGGGAGATGGTTTCGTTGAAGAATATAGTTCATCACGGAAACATGAAACAGTACTCCATACTCAACTGCTTTTTCTCGCAGCGTGTCTCTCTATATCGTCCGCGACTCCGCTGCCATACGCATGCACCAACACGCCGGTTTTCTCTCTCGCGTTTCAAAAAagggtttgttttttttttggtcgcccgataaatttaaatttttctaTGGCTTATGAAAAGGGGTATCTCGGCCATCCGTCAGACCTCATGGGCGTGTGGTCATCGTCTACCAAATCAGACAGGATCGTCCGCCAGATCTGGAATCTCGTCATTATGGTCGCCGTCCGGCGGAATCTGACCACGTCGTCAACATTCATTGCTTGCGGTTGCTGCCGTTGCTTGTTCTTTTTTGCCCACCACGGCTTCTCGCTCATCTTCTGCCGTCGGGCCATCTAAATTTCTACTTTCTTGGAGTTTTGTCATGGAAAAGCATTATTGTTACTATGTTTCAAAATGGGggcacttttccttttttttttttttttttttttcaaagatgtttttcactttttcaattttttttcaaacggTTGTTCTTTTTGTAATATGAAAAACACTTTCGTCGCTTGAGTGAAGGCCTTtgtttaggttgtgtttgattgtttCGGATTTTAAATCTAGAGTATAGTTTGGATATGATGTTTTAAAATGTTAGGTTTTAAAAATCTTGGATTGATGCACTTCCTCagcctcttttttttcttcccttctccACCTTCATGGGTAGATCTGAAACCCACATCTGAAGCCAAATCCCCCCTTcgatttgagatccatggattttagCATTCTCACGGTTTTAAGGTCTACAGTTTGATCAACCTCAAATTTGCTCAGCAATTCCGATGCTATCGAACACAACTTTATTGAGCACCTGAACATTCAACGTTTAGTTGAATACCCAAAACATTAAATTTCTCTTGCCTTTTACGACAAGAATAAAGACAAAAACGCATGCATCTCTTAATTAAACTAAAATATAAGCGTTTGATTAAGCAATATGGCCGTTAACTTTGGCGGGTTATGCCAGGCGACTGAACCTTAGTACCTTTTCTTGGAGGGATCTCCTTGGTGAAGGTGGTAATGATATTGGGATACTTTCTTCTTACTTTTTGTTGGCCAGGTCTATAGGTCTTTCCTTAGTAAACTGAATTGAGTTCACGCAGTCTCGTCTAACATTTTTTGCTTGAGCAAGCATACTGGTCTTAGAAATAATTCTgatggagatttttttttgcaaaagcaggtacttttatttattatatttgaaGTTGGAAAGTGAAAAGGGATGTTGAAAATCTGTGTGAACGTGTAAGTGGGGTTGTCAATTACGAACTGAAATAGTacgttgtatatatatatatatatatatatatatatatatatatctagagagagagagagagagagagagagagagatctgtatCCATGGATAGAAGGGTGTACAGGTGTGCTGTTGATGGGGACACAGCTGCACTGGTTGAGCTTGTAAGGGAATACGAACTCATCTTAGAAAGAGTTCTAGTGGACTGTGAGGATCCTAGCGGCCGAACCCAGGTGTCTGCAGGAGGTGACTGCCCAAGGAGAGACGGCCCTGCACTTGACTGTCCGGAATAACAGGGTGGAACTACTGAGGTACTTCTTGGATAGGGAAGACATCGGGGGCCTTGTGAGCAAAAGGGACTGTCATGGCAATACCATCTCGGATTTGTCTTCAAAAGGCAACAACTATGAGGTAACTGCCTCCCACTTAATTTTGTTCAGGATGAGTTTGCTTGGTTTGAATGAGATACTAGGGGATTTGAGCTACGTTCGACATAGCTGGGGCGGCTTAAGTCAAATCAAATGAAAGCTTGAAGGGGGCTTTTTGATGGCACTTCATCTATTCAGGTTTTCTGAAAGAcatcttttatcatttttgaaaacatggTCTGTTTGTATAGGTGATACACcaaaaaaacctggttttttggATGGATAGATTTTTTCACTCCCTTGTCCTATTAAAAGTCACTTTTTCTCAATTGTCCAATTTTTGTGGCACCCGATCTcctcaaaaaccaagtttttgcaGCACCCAATCTCTTCAAAAATCTGgtttaaaaacttggttttgagcTTCACCACCAAAACTTAGTTTTGGGATGTCATCCAAATGGCCCACTAAGACATGGCCTGCCTGATCAGATGTGGCGTCTAGGTAAACCAAGGCTATTCCATTAACTGCATAAAAATTGGAATGGTAGCATGGATCGTAAGCGAATTTTCGGCttaatgtgcatatatatatatatatatatatatatatatatatatatatatatatatatatatatatatatatatatatagaggccTAATTTGAGTTGAATCCATTGACGCATCCAAGCGTAGGCACTGACCGGGACTGTTTGCGTATTAGTGCCATTCAGccattttattatatatttattttctcaaccggaagttttttaatttacttaatACGTATAATTAGTACTCTTCAGTACAAAATTTTCCGCTGGGCCTCTGGTTGGATCTAGCATTTTTTTGGCCAAATTTCACTTGAGCGAATCTCAGATTGTATATATTAGACGCTTGATTGCTGATCACGAGGCCAAAGGGTTCTCTTatttactctctctttctcattatatattatattatgcaTGCAGATAATGGACGCTCTTGAATCGAACCCAAACCTGCTGGAAGGCGGCTGGAGTTTCAGTGGTGTTGCACCTTTTCACAGTTCAAGGTCGCTGGATGTGGAGAGCCGACATTGTTGTGCTGTTTCGCCTGGTGAAGGAGTGCAAATCGAAGCTAGGCTGAGCGAGAAGAGAGGGGCGATGATGATTGTGAGCGTGCTGATAGCAACGCTGAGTTACCAGGCCGCCCTCAACCCTCCTGGTGGCTCCTGGCCGGATAACAAATCTGACTCCGCATCCACTGCCGCCTTACTAGCACCCTTCCCCCCTGCGGTTGTCGTTGGAGATGAACACACTGCAGGCACAGCAATCAATGCTACACGCTTCCCCTACGCAGCCTTTGTTGTGTCTAATGCGGTGGGGTTATTTGCATCACTGGCCACCATCTTGCTCTTGACAACCGCCAGAACCATTAAGCGGCCGATCATGATGTGGGGGTTGATCTTTATTATATGGGTCTCCGTCTTCTCAGTTGCGTTGAGTTTCGTCTTCGGATTAATGTTGATCGCACATGACATGCCGTTGATTGTATCTCAGATTTTTTTGTCGTGCATGGGGCTATTTGCCATACTGCTCATATTGCCGACGGCGATATGCGTGAGGAAGCTTATAGGATGGGTAAGGAAACAACTGTCATGCCGTAAAACAGTTTAATTGACTTGTGTGCTGCCCCGGAGTGTTTGGAATATGATGAACTCTTTTGATATGTGACTTATAACATGGGGATGCATATATAATTGCGAGTATGTCTAAGAGTTGTTCAAACAAGCGTTTAGAAAGGCTGCCACTTCCATACAAAAAACTATTCAAGTCAGATGTATTTTTATTGCTATCCACTTTTTCGAATGTTTGTATATTTAGACTctaatatgaataaagaaaagtcaccACACGGCATTAGGTACATGGTTACCCTACGCTCGTCGAATGTTGCAGCGGAGAGGACTTCTCCTCCCCCTGCACATTTCACAGCAAATTTAAATgttcgttttccttttttttaaaaaaatcatgcaagAGGAGCGTACCTTACACCAGAGGTTAGTGGGGCCAAGAATTCTGCATAGGAAGTAATTTTGACAATCGGATGAAGATTAAATAAATTATGAACTGAAAAAGAATCACTAACAACTTGCCGGGTCAAAGCTTATATTATGGAAAGCACAAATGACATTCGTCAACATGAGAATTTACTTCCACCCGATTTAAATCTTGCTCCGGACTGGCATAACAGTTGGATTTGTTACATAAGAGGGAAAACATTTCCCCAGTTGTACAAAACCGGACCACTCTCATTCATTTTGGACAATGTAAGGGCATTGAATTCTGTGAAACGGGTTCTGCAACATACTACCATTCATACGTGTTGTCAGAACAACAAATGAATCAAACATTTTAGTGCTTCTATAGATCCGATCTCTCGAGTATTCTCATCAGGAAAAGACTATAGACTATTGGTCTAAAAAAAGTTTTGGTAAATAAAAATCGTGGTAGATGAGCactatggaatttttttttctccatttgctTTCTATTTTAACTCTCATTTTATCTCCACGGACTCACACAGGCAGCATCAGTTTATGTCTTAGAGAATATTTAGGGCCTGTTTAGGAAAGGGAACAGTTTGACAcggtttcatgaatatgttccaAGTATTGAATTGACGCCCAATTAATGGAATTTGTAAGTTATCAATATGAACGCCGAACCTATAAAATGACAAGGTTGAGATCGATGTGGGCTAAGGTTTTTAACTGAATTAGCATTTGCAGGTGTTGATCCTGTTTTAGGTCTCGTTATTTCAATATATAGGTAACAAGGATTAAAAACTGTTAAAAAATCGTACTTTTATTCCAAATTAGAAGTTGATATGGAGAATGGTTTCTAAACAAAATAGAAACTGTAATCATTAGTCGATCTATATCGTTAAGTAAatgtttctctattttttttttcttcccaaaCTGCGGGCATGACAATATACTAAAACTTAGAGAGAGAACACCATTCAGTGTGTTTATATGAATCCAAAAATGTGCGTCTTCGTTCAATGTGCCTCTATATTATTCATTTAACCATTCCAATCCGATCGAAGGCACTCGAAGGAAGCAGCTGGTGGTATACCAAGTTCGTCTCAACTCGGTTTAACGATTAACGAGTTGTGTTTAGGTGAGTTTCTAATTATAATTAAATCCCACGTAGAAACTTACTCATGTTGGACAATGAATTGCCCAAGTTAACGAATCAAGTTCAAGCTAGCCAGGCGTGCCGTGTAAATCCTCCATGCCTGTGCACTataaattcaataaaatttgacgtggagagatagaaagagagccGGCCAAGGAACTGCCAAGATTCTAGTTCATGGATAGAGAAGGTATCAACAGGAACGACGGCAGCCTAAAAGCCTCTCGCAGTACTCGTTGAGATCAACCGGCAATAATTCGGAGGTAACTCTCTCTTCTTGCGGAAACATCAAACAGTATTCCATACTCAACTGCTTTTTCTTGCAGCGTCACTTTCTCTATCGTCCGCTGCGATACGCatagcttttttttattttggtccCCCGATAGATTTAAATTTATGGCTTATGAAGAGGGGTTTCTCGGCCTTCCGTCAGACCTCATGGGCGTGTGGTCATTGTCTACCAGATCTGACAGCATCGTCGGCTTGCCGCCCGCCGGATCTGGAATCTCGTCATCATGGTCGCCGGGCCGCGGAATCTGACAACGTCGTCGACATCCATTGCTTGCGGGTGCCGCCGTTGCTTGTTCTTTTTTGCCCACCACGGCTTCTCGCTCATCTTCTGCCGTCGGACCTTTCTTTCACGTATCACATGCTCGCCATCTAAATTTCTCCTTTCTTGGAGTTTTGTCGTGGAAAAGCATTATTCTTACTATGTTTCAAAATGCgggcatttttcctttttttttttaattttcaaagatGTCATtcactttttcaattttttttcaaatggttGTTATTTTTGTAATATGAAAAACACTTTCGTCGCTTGAGTGAAGCTTTTGTGTTTCAAACGGTTGTTATTTTTTGTAATGACATCGGGAGACTTTCTTGCTACTTTCTGTTGGCTAGGTCTATAGTTCTACATTAGAAATAATTCTGATGGATTAGTGGTTAGTGGGGCCAAGCATTCTGCAAAAgtttgtaaaaaagaaaaaagtgcatCATTGTTCCCAAAGCAgaggaaaaaattttgacaatcgGATGAAGATTAAATTAATTATGAACGATATTTAAGATTAAATAAATCTTGGGCCCTGACTCTGttgttttaattgatttttaggagcatgaaaaaaagtgaTAGGGCCCCAAAGTAAAAGGTGACTGAACCAGAGCTAGAAGCTATCCAATCTGGTAGATAAGGAAAGTTCATCTGAGTAAGTGACATCATATTTCTAATAGAGTAGCCTAATTTGTGTCATTGACCTCCATTTTCCGCAGATGCAAGTTTCCTACATATAAATCAATCTACTTATAGACGTTTATGTTTATTAATAATGTGGAAGAATGAGTTGAGATATAACTTTACGCATAGAACGCAAGAACAAAGTGCTACAATCATATGAAGATTAAATAAATTATGAAGCACAATCACTAACAAATTGCCAGGTCAAATATTATACTTGCAAGGTTTCGTGCTCGTGTTTatgtttgtgattttttttttcttaagaaatggGCTCAAAAGAGACAAAATACTCAGCGACAGGCTTTAAAtaattgcttcttttgtttagctttttttttttttttcataaggtGATTTGTAAGAGGAAAAACCTTGGGCAGGGCGAGAAATTTTAATTACAAACTTCCAATTAAAT
Coding sequences:
- the LOC116245998 gene encoding uncharacterized protein LOC116245998, which produces MDALESNPNLLEGGWSFSGVAPFHSSRSLDVESRHCCAVSPGEGVQIEARLSEKRGAMMIVSVLIATLSYQAALNPPGGSWPDNKSDSASTAALLAPFPPAVVVGDEHTAGTAINATRFPYAAFVVSNAVGLFASLATILLLTTARTIKRPIMMWGLIFIIWVSVFSVALSFVFGLMLIAHDMPLIVSQIFLSCMGLFAILLILPTAICVRKLIGWVRKQLSCRKTV